A portion of the Toxotes jaculatrix isolate fToxJac2 chromosome 16, fToxJac2.pri, whole genome shotgun sequence genome contains these proteins:
- the arpc3 gene encoding actin-related protein 2/3 complex subunit 3 has protein sequence MPAYHSNLMIPETRLVGNMALLPLKTQFKGPARGDGIDSDIIDEAIYYFKANVFFKNYEIKNEADRTLIYVTLYISECLKRLQKCSSRSQGEKEMYTLGITNFPIPGEPGFPLNAMYAKPANKQEEETMRAYLQQIRQETGLRLCDRVFDPQTDKPSKWWVCFVKKQFMNKSLSAPGQ, from the exons ATGCCG GCGTATCACTCAAACTTGATGATTCCCGAAACCAGGCTGGTGGGGAACATGGCTCTGCTCCCCCTCAAAACTCAGTTCAAAGGACCAGCCAGAGGAGACG gcATAGACTCAGACATCATCGATGAGGCTATCTACTACTTCAAAGCCAATGTTTTCTTTAAGAACTATGAAATCAAG aatGAGGCAGACAGGACGCTGATTTATGTCACACTCTACATTTCTGAATGCCTAAAAAGGCTACAGAAG TGCAGCTCCAGGAGtcagggagagaaggagatgtACACTCTGGGCATCACCAATTTTCCCATTCCTGGAGAGCCTGGCTTCCCTCTTAATGCTATGTATGCTAAACCTGCCAACAAGCAGGAGGAAG AGACTATGAGGGCGTACCTTCAGCAGATCCGTCAGGAGACCGGCTTAAGGCTATGTGATCGTGTGTTTGACCCCCAGACAGACAAACCCAGCAAG tggtgGGTGTGCTTTGTCAAGAAGCAGTTCATGAACAAAAGTCTGTCAGCTCCTGGACAGTGA
- the ube2g1b gene encoding ubiquitin-conjugating enzyme E2G 1b has product MTEQSSLLLRKQLAELNKNPVEGFSAGLVDDDDIYQWEVVVIGPQDTLFEGGFFKATLTFPRDYPLRPPKMKFITEIWHPNVAKNGDVCISILHEPGEDKYGYEKPEERWLPIHTVETIMISVISMLADPNGDSPANVDAAKEWREDPMGVFKKKVARCVRKSQEMAFD; this is encoded by the exons ATGACGGAACAGTCCTCGTTGTTACTGCGTAAACAACTAGCAG AGCTCAACAAGAACCCAGTGGAGGGCTTTTCTGCGGGTCTTGTAGATGATGATGACATCTATCAGTGGGAGGTGGTCGTGATCGGACCTCAGGACACATTATT TGAGGGAGGTTTCTTCAAAGCCACCCTAACTTTTCCCCGTGACTATCCTTTGAGGCCTCCCAAGATGAAGTTCATCACAGAAATCTGGCATCCAAATG tggCAAAAAATGGCGATGTTTGCATCTCTATCCTGCACGAACCTGGCGAGGACAAGTATGGCTACGAGAAGCCTGAGGAGCGTTGGCTTCCAATCCATACAGTGGAGACCATAATGATCAGTGTTATATCCATGTTGGCAGACCCCAATGGAGACTCTCCTGCCAATGTGGATGCAGCT AAAGAGTGGAGGGAGGATCCTATGGGAGTTTTTAAGAAAAAGGTGGCCCGATGTGTGCGGAAGAGTCAAGAGATGGCGTTTGACTAA